Proteins from a genomic interval of Chryseobacterium indologenes:
- a CDS encoding glycosyltransferase produces the protein MNPSISIVVAIYNRKDELFELLTSLTRQTDKEFEIIIVDDGSLIDLKPTIRNFEEILDIKYFRKDNSGPGLSRNYGAARAENDWLVFVDSDVIVEKDYIEHIKSDILAIPCDAFGGADKAHKGFNLMQKAISYSMTSVFTTGGIRGSKKAVSKFQPRSFNMGVKKSVFEKVGGFSEMRIGEDPDLSMTLWENGFTTAFFDNIAVYHKRRVDFGKFSKQVYQFGCARPILNQRHPDYVKISFAFPTLFMLGYILGFIEYFVLGRGIILAFYGLYTFLVLFHALWITKNISIAGMAVISTYIQMFSYGYGFLKSWILLNVLKMKPEEAFPHHYHKK, from the coding sequence TTTGAGATCATTATCGTTGATGACGGTTCTCTGATTGATCTGAAACCCACCATCAGGAATTTTGAAGAAATTCTTGATATAAAGTATTTCAGGAAAGATAATTCCGGGCCGGGACTCAGTAGAAATTATGGAGCGGCAAGAGCTGAAAATGACTGGCTGGTATTCGTAGACAGTGATGTGATCGTTGAAAAAGACTATATTGAACACATTAAAAGTGATATCCTGGCTATACCTTGTGATGCATTTGGGGGTGCTGATAAAGCCCATAAAGGGTTTAACCTGATGCAAAAAGCTATTTCGTATTCGATGACCTCGGTATTTACTACAGGCGGAATCCGGGGCAGTAAAAAAGCGGTTTCAAAGTTTCAGCCCAGAAGTTTTAATATGGGCGTTAAAAAGTCAGTATTTGAAAAAGTAGGAGGTTTTTCTGAGATGCGGATAGGAGAAGATCCTGATTTATCAATGACGCTCTGGGAAAATGGTTTTACTACCGCTTTTTTTGACAATATTGCAGTATATCACAAGCGTAGGGTAGACTTTGGAAAATTTTCAAAGCAGGTGTATCAGTTTGGCTGCGCAAGACCAATTCTTAACCAAAGGCATCCGGATTATGTGAAGATTTCTTTTGCATTTCCTACTTTGTTTATGCTGGGCTATATTCTAGGCTTTATTGAGTATTTTGTGCTGGGAAGAGGTATTATCCTTGCCTTCTATGGCTTGTATACATTTCTGGTGCTTTTCCATGCTCTATGGATTACTAAAAATATAAGCATTGCCGGAATGGCGGTGATTTCCACTTATATTCAAATGTTTTCATACGGATACGGATTTTTAAAATCCTGGATCTTGTTGAATGTTTTGAAAATGAAACCCGAGGAAGCTTTCCCTCATCACTACCATAAAAAATAA